The following DNA comes from Brassica oleracea var. oleracea cultivar TO1000 chromosome C5, BOL, whole genome shotgun sequence.
TATGCTCAGTATAAGGGTATTAGTGTAATTAAGTAAGAAAGTAGGGGTAGTTTCATAGCTGTTAATGATGACTAATTAGCGATATGATTTTGTTTTTGGATAAATAAATCTCAAACGTCGTTACAAAAACAGCCGAGCTAAAGCGTTGTCTTATCCTCCTCACTCCCCAGAGAGAGAGCTTCAGCCATGTCGGCGATTATCCGGTGCTGCTCCTCCTTTTCCGATACTTCCCGCGGCGGACCTCCGTCTCTGGGAAGATCTCGAGTTCCAGGTTAGCTCATTGTCTGGATCAGATTCCTGATTCACTGTCTCTGTTGCTTCGTCAGTGATCCTCCTCGTTCGCTAGTGAGGCCTCAGAATCTCGGAGACTGAACATGTTTTTTAGCATTTGGGGAACTGTTTGATCATCGACCAAATGCATAAGGTTCAGTGTAGTAGCAGCTTGTGTGTTACTACTGTGTTGTAAGCATGTTTCTACTCCAACGTGATTTCTTGATTTGAGATCGTTTCTTGTTCTCATTTGTATTCTTATGGGGAACTTTTTTGATACGCTTGTGGTAGCAAACGAATGTAGTAGCTTTGGATTGTGTTTGTGCATTCATGAAAGTGTTCAAGCTCGCGTCTTTCATGCTCTCTTGACATTTTCAATAAAATGGCTAATTCGTGGTCGGTTCATTTATTCATTCACTTATTTCGCCATTGATTTTTTTTTTTTTTTTTTCAGAGACGGGAAAGTTAGCTAAATCTATTGGCTACTCCTTAGTCAGAACACCTAGGGCTTATCATCCTATATTCTCCAAGATTAAACCTTTGTCTACCAAGCCCAAGGAGCATGAAAGTAAAGGAATCTTACAAACACCATTTGGCAGCGTGGAAACTTTTGAGGTATGTTGTTGAGTTCCATGATATGTAGCCATATCCAGCTTAGAAAGCTAATGAGTTTTATGTTCTTTGGATACCATTATATTGCTTGACTCAGTTTTTTTCTGCTGTCAAGTTTTTCATTATGATAGTAATAATCCTTTAGACACAGATGTGGCAGGGAATTGGGAGGCTCAAATTACCGGGGATGGCAGTGCTTTTGACAAACTCCCTTCTGATGGGTACACCACTTGAAGCTTTGGCTGCTGACATGTGTGAGCCTGAGAGCTCCATCTTCAGCATGCCATTTTTGCTGCTTGTTGCTCTTGTTGGAGCCACTGTTGGAGGTAAGTAATGTTGCCCCCTTCCTTCATGTATGCTTCTATGGACTGTTTTGATAACACTTTCCTGTGGTCCACTAACCAGGGTTGCTTGCTCGGCAGAGGAAAGGGGAGTTACAGAGGTTAAACGAACAACTACGGCAGATCAACGCAGCTCTCAGGAGACAAGCGAAAATCGAGTCTTATGCACCAGGCTTGAGTTACGCACCAGCAGGAGCTAGAATCCCAGGGAGTGAGATCATCATGGAGCCAAAGAAACATGAGCTGATCTCCAAGTTGAAAACAGGAAAGACCTTTCTGAGGAATCAAGAGCCAGATAAGGCTTTTGAAGAGTTCAAGACAGCTTTGGAACTTGCACAGAATCTCAGAGACCCCATCGAAGAGAAGAAGGCTGCCAGAGGCTTAGGCGCTTCGCTGCAGCGTCAAGGGAAGTACAGAGAAGCCATACAGTATCACAACTTGGTTTTAGCCATCTCAAAGAGGGAAGGAGAAGATTCTGGAAGCACTGAAGCGTATGGAGCTATCGCAGATTGTTACACTGAGCTGGGGGATCTCGAGAAAGCCGGGAAGTACTATGACACCTACATTGCTCGGTTAGAGACAGACTGATTCATCCGCTTTGTCTTTTTGTATGTTTGTTGTGTTCATGTCAAAATCACATAAAATGGATATCTTGATCCCTTTTATTGAATGTAATTTCGTTTGTCTTACATTCCATAGCTAAGCCTACAACTGAAGATAAAAATTTCTATAGATAACTTAAGTGAGAGAAGACAGACACACAGACAAGCAAGCTCTAGAGCAAAAAAAAAAAAAAAAAAAANNNNNNNNNNNNNNNNNNNNNNNNNNNNNNNNNNNAGAAAAAAAAAAAAAAAAAAAAAAGGCAAAGGACATCGCGCCACAGCCTCGGGCCCAAACCAAGGCCCATACGAAAACGACGTCGTTGAACCCATGAATATTTAAGGTTTCTGACGAACTTATTATGCGGGTCCCAGACGTGTAATAATGTGTTAGTCCGGTCTTGTGGCTGATTTCTAAGTTCATGGACCCGATAATATAATTGATAAAAGATATCTTATATTTTATAATTATTTTTTTAATAGTTATGTGAGATCTATCAATTTTTGAAATGAAATTATCAGTTAATTTTGATTCTTGTTTATCATTGATATTGTAACTTAACTTATTTTGAAACATTTAATAACCTAAATGCTAAGATAC
Coding sequences within:
- the LOC106343786 gene encoding protein FLUORESCENT IN BLUE LIGHT, chloroplastic isoform X2 codes for the protein MSAIIRCCSSFSDTSRGGPPSLGRSRVPETGKLAKSIGYSLVRTPRAYHPIFSKIKPLSTKPKEHESKGILQTPFGSVETFEGIGRLKLPGMAVLLTNSLLMGTPLEALAADMCEPESSIFSMPFLLLVALVGATVGGLLARQRKGELQRLNEQLRQINAALRRQAKIESYAPGLSYAPAGARIPGSEIIMEPKKHELISKLKTGKTFLRNQEPDKAFEEFKTALELAQNLRDPIEEKKAARGLGASLQRQGKYREAIQYHNLVLAISKREGEDSGSTEAYGAIADCYTELGDLEKAGKYYDTYIARLETD
- the LOC106343786 gene encoding protein FLUORESCENT IN BLUE LIGHT, chloroplastic isoform X1 yields the protein MSAIIRCCSSFSDTSRGGPPSLGRSRVPETGKLAKSIGYSLVRTPRAYHPIFSKIKPLSTKPKEHESKGILQTPFGSVETFEMWQGIGRLKLPGMAVLLTNSLLMGTPLEALAADMCEPESSIFSMPFLLLVALVGATVGGLLARQRKGELQRLNEQLRQINAALRRQAKIESYAPGLSYAPAGARIPGSEIIMEPKKHELISKLKTGKTFLRNQEPDKAFEEFKTALELAQNLRDPIEEKKAARGLGASLQRQGKYREAIQYHNLVLAISKREGEDSGSTEAYGAIADCYTELGDLEKAGKYYDTYIARLETD